One Anoplopoma fimbria isolate UVic2021 breed Golden Eagle Sablefish chromosome 2, Afim_UVic_2022, whole genome shotgun sequence DNA window includes the following coding sequences:
- the cog4 gene encoding conserved oligomeric Golgi complex subunit 4, protein MADGGPIVAKRCDSGSLSSVSMETISALTELEDLERVYRQLCAEEKEVDSELDRLVGQEGTIHTKMLALQRMGPNLQLIGGDASQLSGMITFTCSLAENVSRKVRQLDLAKTRLYKVIQRADDILDLKFCTDGVQTALHNEDYEQAAAHIHRYLSLDQSVIELSRQGEESSTVDASLIMLQEAEQKLKVIVAEKLDEAVAAVDLAQVERFFKIFPLLGLHQQGLARFGQYLCSQLASKAEENLLLATGGELGEKRAPLVFADTLTLLLEGIARVVETHQPIVETYYGPGHLYTLITHLQQECDRQAQKIVDKFIQQRGYHNKLQVVQSSMMKSLPGERIEPKELDPVLTEVTLLNARAELYLRFLRRRMMADFEVGDAQSVTNEHQQNVDKLLKHCLLSRTMQELIGYYIPMEEYYMRESVNKAVTMDTYEKGQLNSSMVDDCFYIVKKCISRALSSSSIDCLCAMINHANSVLESDFREVLYNKLRQGFPATTLQDIQRGVSSAVSLMQSSLQQGKFNTMGIESAEHAKAAFLVTLNNVEVCSENITTLKRNLENDCSKLFNQVPGSGEQAKIESCLSDLVNTSTKFKDLLQEGLTELNTTAIKSQIKPWISSFLSITHNIEEEEFNDYEANDPWVQQLIVNLEQLMGEFKTALSPVIYDTLTSLMTSLISIEMEKTVLKCSFSRLGGLQFDKELRSLVAYLTTVTTWTIRDKFARLTQMATILNLERVTEILDYWGPNSGPLTWRLTPAEVRQVLALRIDFRSEDIKRLRL, encoded by the exons ATGGCTGACGGCGGACCCATCGTAGCGAAGAGATGCGACTCAGGCTCGCTGTCCTCTGTGAGCATGGAGACCATCTCAGCGCTGACGGAGCTGGAGGACCTGGAGAGGGTTTACCGGCAGCTCTGCGCGGAGGAG AAAGAAGTTGATTCTGAGCTGGACAGACTGGTGGGACAGGAGGGGACCATTCACACAAAGATGCTGGCACTGCAGAGGATGGG GCCCAACTTACAGTTGATTGGAGGAGATGCCAGTCAGTTGTCAGGTATGATCACATTTACCTGCAGCCTGGCTGAAAACGTCAGCCGCAAAGTCAGACAGCTTGACCTGGcaaag ACGCGGCTGTATAAGGTCATCCAGCGTGCTGACGATATCCTCGATCTGAAGTTCTGCACAGACGGCGTGCAGACGGCTCTACATAACGAAGATTATGAGCAGGCTGCTGCCCACATCCACAGATACCTCTCTTTGGACCAGTCGGTTATTGAGCTGAGCAGGCAGGGAGAAGAAA GCAGTACTGTGGATGCCAGTCTGATAATGCTGCAGGAGGCAGAGCAGAAACTGAAGGTCATCGTCGCTGAGAAGCTGGATGAAGCTGTTGCAGCAGTCGACCTTGCACAAGTGGAAAGGTTTTTCAAGATCTTCCCTCTGTTGGGCCTCCACCAGCAGGGCCTCGCCCGCTTTGGCCAATACCTCTGCAGTCAG CTTGCCTCCAAAGCTGAGGAGAACCTGCTGTTGGctacaggaggagagctgggCGAGAAGAGAGCACCGCTGGTATTTGCAGACACTCTGACACTGCTGCTAGAAG gtatTGCTCGTGTAGTTGAGACTCATCAGCCCATAGTAGAGACGTATTACGGTCCAGGCCATCTGTACACACTCATCACTCACCTGCAGCAGGAATGTGACCGACAGGCCCAGAAAATAGTCGACAAGTTCATCCAGCAGAGAGGATACCACAACAAG CTTCAGGTCGTCCAGAGCAGCATGATGAAGAGCCTGCCGGGGGAGAGGATTGAGCCCAA GGAGCTGGACCCCGTACTGACTGAAGTAACCCTGCTGAACGCTCGGGCGGAGCTCTACCTGCGCTTTTTACGCCGTCGCATGATGGCCGACTTTGAAGTTGGGGATGCTCAGAGCGTCACAAATG AGCATCAGCAGAACGTGGATAAACTCCTAAAACACTGCTTGCTGAGCAGGACGATGCAGGAGCTGATTGGCTACTACATTCCAATGGAAGAGTACTACATGAGAGAGTCTGTCAACAAG GCTGTTACTATGGATACATATGAAAAGGGTCAACTGAACTCCAGTATGGTGGACGACTGTTTCTACATCGTGAAGAAGTGCATCAGTAGAGCTTTATCCAGCTCCAGCATCGACTGCCTCTGTGCCATGATCAACCATGCCAACTCTGTGCTGGAGTCTGACTTCAG GGAGGTGTTGTATAATAAACTGCGGCAGGGCTTCCCGGCTACGACGCTTCAGGACATCCAGCGTGGGGTCAGCAGTGCGGTCAGTCTAATGCAGAGCAGCTTACAGCAGGGGAAGTTCAACACGATGGGCATCGAGAGCGCTGAACACGCCAAGGCAGCATTTCTG gTGACTCTGAATAACGTTGAAGTGTGTAGTGAGAACATCACCACTTTAAAGAGGAACCTTGAG AACGACTGCTCCAAGTTGTTCAATCAGGTCCCCGGCTCTGGAGAACAAGCCAAGATTGAGAGCTGTTTGTCCGACCTCGTCAACACATCCACCAAGTTTAAGGATCTCTTACAG GAGGGCCTGACTGAGTTGAACACAACAGCCATAAAGTCTCAGATCAAACCCTGGATCAGCAGCTTCCTGTCCATCACACACAACATAGAAGAG GAGGAGTTTAATGATTACGAAGCTAATGACCCCTGGGTGCAGCAGCTCATTGTTAACTTGGAGCAGCTCATGGGGGAGTTCAAG ACGGCCTTGTCTCCTGTCATCTACGACACTCTGACCAGCCTGATGACCAGCTTGATATCTATTGAAATGGAGAAGACCGTTCTCAAATGCTCATTCAGCAGG CTCGGAGGGCTGCAGTTCGATAAAGAGCTTCGGTCTCTTGTGGCGTACCTCACCACCGTGACCACCTGGACCATCAGGGATAAGTTTGCTCGCCTCACACAAATGGCCACCATCCTCAACCTGGAGCGG GTAACTGAGATCTTGGATTACTGGGGCCCAAACTCGGGCCCGCTGACGTGGCGGCTGACCCCGGCGGAGGTGCGTCAGGTTCTAGCGCTTCGTATTGACTTCAGAAGTGAAGACATCAAGAGACTTCGACTGTAA
- the gnao1b gene encoding guanine nucleotide binding protein (G protein), alpha activating activity polypeptide O, b: protein MGCTLSAEERAALDRSKAIEKNLKEDGVTAAKDVKLLLLGGGESGKSTIVKQMKIIHEDGFSGDDVKQYKPVVYSNTIQSLAAILRAMDSLGIEFGDKDRKADAKLVCDVVTRMEDTEPYSAELLTAMKRVWTDAGTQECFSRAREYQLNDSAQYYLDSLDRIGAPDYQPTEQDILRTRVKTTGIVETHFTFKNLHFRLFDVGGQRSERKKWIHCFEDVTAIIFCVALSGYDQVLHEDETTNRMHESLMLFDSICNNKFFIDTSIILFLNKKDLFGDKIKKSPLTICFPEYTGANTYDDATAYIQVQFESKNRSPNKEIYCHLTCATDTGNIQVVFDAVTDIIIANNLRGCGLY from the exons ATGGGATGTACGCTGAGCGCCGAGGAGCGCGCCGCTCTGGACCGGAGCAAGGCCATCGAGAAAAACCTGAAGGAGGACGGGGTGACGGCCGCCAAGGACgtcaagctgctgctgctcg GCGGCGGGGAGTCCGGGAAAAGCACCATCGTCAAACAGATGAA GATTATCCATGAAGATGGCTTTTCTGGGGATGATGTGAAGCAGTATAAGCCTGTGGTCTACAGCAACACCATCCAGAGCTTGGCGGCCATCCTCCGAGCCATGGACTCACTGGGCATCGAGTTTGGAGACAAGGATAGAAAA GCGGATGCTAAGCTGGTGTGCGATGTGGTCACTCGTATGGAGGACACGGAGCCGTACTCTGCAGAGCTTCTCACTGCTATGAAGCGCGTATGGACCGATGCCGGGACTCAGGAGTGCTTCAGCCGCGCCCGGGAATACCAACTCAACGACTCTGCTCAATA CTACCTGGACAGTCTAGACCGGATTGGGGCACCGGACTACCAGCCCACAGAGCAGGATATCCTGAGAACCCGTGTGAAGACTACTGGTATCGTTGAAACCCACTTCACCTTCAAAAACCTCCATTTCAG GCTGTTTGATGttgggggtcagaggtcagagaggaagaagtggaTCCACTGCTTTGAAGATGTGACTGCCATTATCTTCTGTGTTGCTCTGAGCGGATACGACCAGGTGCTCCACGAAGATGAAACAACT AACCGCATGCATGAGTCACTCATGCTCTTTGACTCCATCTGTAACAACAAGTTCTTCATCGAcacctccatcatcctcttcctcaacaAGAAGGATCTGTTTGGTGATAAGATCAAGAAGTCACCGCTGACGATCTGTTTTCCAGAATACACAG GTGCTAATACTTACGACGATGCTACTGCATATATTCAGGTTCAGTTTGAGAGTAAGAACCGCTCCCCCAATAAGGAGATCTACTGTCACCTGACCTGTGCCACAGACACAGGAAACATCCAGGTAGTGTTTGATGCTGTCACTGACATCATTATTGCAAACAACCTTAGAGGGTGTGGCTTATACTGA
- the tradd gene encoding LOW QUALITY PROTEIN: tumor necrosis factor receptor type 1-associated DEATH domain protein (The sequence of the model RefSeq protein was modified relative to this genomic sequence to represent the inferred CDS: deleted 2 bases in 1 codon), whose product MADKTVDRGPWTGCAVMFLQSLCPGVNLLSLWEQGKFIVFKVIKLTLIDSASGLGGYEILKIHDADPFLGVEVKFEDKSVCRQFLESYSSGAVRQSLSQHACRLLSLPQEFTVETQLKASTHILDLYMDKLELCLQHIHLSQPERLRDEEIEHLEEQLRTEARGSARQNPKPQEEGPVPSNCFKFQNKVFEDRMLTAGDVQSFSNGVGRQWKHVGRALGKSCRALKGLAIDNLAYEYEREGLYEQAYQLLNRFIQAEGRAAKLSRLVKVLEDCKLTSLAENILEIQPRE is encoded by the exons ATGGCGGACAAGACTGTGGATCGTGGGCCATGGACCGGATGTGCCGTCATGTTTCTGCAGTCACTCTGTCCTGGTGTgaacctgctctctctctgggaACAGGGAAAGTTCATCGTTTTCAAAGTCATCAAGCTGACGCTTATAG ATTCTGCAAGTGGTCTGGGTGGTTATGAGATACTTAAGATCCATGACGCCGATCCCTTTCTGGGGGTGGAGGTGAAGTTTGAGGACAAGTCAGTGTGTCGGCAGTTCCTGGAGAGCTACAGCTCTGGAGCGGTGCGCCAGTCGCTCTCTCAACACGCCTGCCGGCTTCTTAGTCTTCCCCAGGAGTTCACAGTGGAAACTCAGCTCAAGGCCAGCACACACATCCTGGATCTCTATATGGACAAGCTGGAACTTTGCTTACAGCACATCCACCTGTCACAG CCGGAGCGCCTGCGCGATGAGGAGATTGAACATCTGGAGGAGCAGCTGCGGACTGAGGCCCGCGGCTCTGCCCGACAG AACCCCAAACCACAGGAAGAGGGTCCCGTCCCCAGTAACTGCTTCAAGTTTCAGAATAAAGTGTTTG AGGACCGAATGCTGACTGCGGGAGACGTTCAGAGCTTCTCTAACGGAGTGGGCCGTCAGTGGAAGCATGTAGGGAGGGCCCTGGGGAAGAGCTGCCGGGCCCTGAAGGGTCTGGCTATAGACAACCTGGCCTACGAGTACGAGAGAGAAGGGCTGTATGAGCAAGCCTACCAGCTGCTCAATCGCTTCATCCAGGCAGAGGGGAGAGCAGCCAAGTTGAGCCGACTGGTCAAAGTACTGGAGGACTGCAAACTCACCAGCCTGGCTGAAAATATTCTGGAGATTCAGCCGCGAGAGTAA
- the ogfod1 gene encoding prolyl 3-hydroxylase OGFOD1, whose product MASKRRPGDSVKTDKKKKKKKTCEEETAQLCSLVEDEQLKKSLQEAWSQRTPHRHGDLELDCHPFPHCIIKNFLSSETFVENLRGELMELNFHEKSNDLYKFKQSDDLKKRTEPHISGLRAALFGHFRSWLGEVLQVELEPMVDISCARYEYTDVLLCHDDELEGRRVAFILYLVPPWQSSDGGTLDLYTTDSSFQPQSIVKSLVPSLNTLILFEVSPVSFHQVSEVLTQDKCRLSLSGWFHGPSLDRPPRHIEPPVPRSPHLPRDETLLLEWVNPEYLDISYQEQIQQEFEDSSEIQLKDFLKEEKFREVKEALRLTQIQWTKRGPPNKRCYEAASLDTLPQCVSACWELLRSEAFFLLLSNFTGLRLHYLCPADDDDDEKDEEKEEKRDAEATGSSSESTSANAREEKELSTPVCCGELRRWTHGGYTLLHDAEAARAEYALDLVLPFCGVDWQSEFGGFTCYVANEEDEELLTVYPEDNSLALVYRDKETLKFVKHVNHKGFSDSANSSTCRSFYDFSFVYYE is encoded by the exons ATGGCGTCCAAGCGACGTCCGGGTGACAGCGTGAAGacagacaagaagaagaagaagaagaagacgtgtgaagaagaaacagctCAACTTTGTTCACTTGTAGAAGACGAGCAGCTGAAGAAGAGTCTGCAGGAGGCGTGGAGCCAGAGGACTCCCCACAGACACG GAGATCTGGAGTTGGACTGCCACCCGTTCCCTCACTGCATCATTAAGAACTTCCTCAGCAGCGAAACCTTCGTGGAGAATTTGAGGGGAGAACTGATGGAGCTCAACTTTCATGAGAAGTCAAATGATCTGTACAAATTTAAACAG TCAGACGACTTGAAGAAGAGAACGGAGCCACATATCTCAGGACTGAg GGCAGCACTGTTCGGGCATTTCCGCTCCTGGCTTGGAGAAGTGTTGCAGGTTGAACTGGAGCCCATGGTGGATATTTCTTGTGCCAGATATGAATACACAG ATGTTCTTTTGTGTCACGATGATGAATTGGAGGGGAGGCGCGTTGCTTTCATCCTGTATCTTGTGCCTCCGTGGCAGAGCAGCGATGGAGGAACCCTCGATCTTTACACAACAGACA GTAGTTTCCAACCGCAGAGTATAGTGAAGTCGCTGGTGCCGTCTTTGAACACGCTCATCCTCTTTGAGGTTTCTCCGGTCTCCTTTCACCAA GTGTCAGAAGTTTTGACACAGGACAAATGTCGTTTGTCACTAAGCGGCTGGTTTCATGGGCCTTCATTGGATCGCCCTCCTCGCCACATAGAGCCACCCGTCCCACGGAGCCCACACCTACCGAGAGAT GAAACATTGCTCCTGGAGTGGGTCAATCCAGAGTACTTGGACATATCCTACCAAGAGCAGATCCAGCAGGAATTTGAGGACAGCTCTGAAATTCAGCTCAAAGATTTTCTCAAG GAGGAGAAGTTCAGGGAGGTGAAAGAAGCACTGCGACTCACTCAGATTCAGTGGACAAAGAGAGGACCACCTAATAAGAG ATGCTATGAGGCGGCCTCTTTAGATACACTGCctcagtgtgtgagtgcatgttgGGAGCTGCTTCGTTCAGAGGCTTTCTTCCTGCTTTTGTCCAACTTCACCGGCCTTCGATTGCACTACCTGTGTCCTGccgatgatgacgatgatgagaAAGacgaggagaaagaggagaaacgGGACGCAGAAGCCACAGGGTCTTCATCGGAATCAACATCAGCAAATGCGAGGGAagagaaag AGCTGAGCACACCTGTGTGTTGTGGTGAACTACGTCGATGGACTCATGGCGGCTACACTCTGTTGCATGATGCAGAAGCAGCGCGGGCAGAGTACGCTCTGGACCttgttttacctttttgtgGTGTGG ACTGGCAGTCAGAGTTTGGGGGCTTCACTTGTTATGTTGCTaatgaagaggatgaggag CTGCTGACAGTGTATCCAGAGGATAACTCCCTTGCCCTCGTctacagagacaaagaaacccTTAAATTTGTCAAACATGTCAACCACAAAGGCTTTTCTGATTCTGCCAACAGCTCTACCTGCAGATCATTTTATGACTTCTCTTTTGTGTACTATGAATAA
- the nudt21 gene encoding cleavage and polyadenylation specificity factor subunit 5, producing MSVAPPNRSAAGWPRGGAVQFGNKYISGPAKALSLERTINLYPLTNYTFGTKEPLYEKDSSVAARFQRMREEFDKMGMRRTVEGVLIVHEHRLPHVLLLQLGTTFFKLPGGELSPGEDEVEGLKRLMTEILGRQDGVKQEWVIDDCIGNWWRPNFEPPQYPYIPAHITKPKEHKKLFLVQLQEKALFAVPKNYKLVAAPLFELYDNAPGYGPIISSLPQLLSRYSLCHCGTSLN from the exons ATGTCGGTCGCGCCTCCCAATCGCTCGGCCGCCGGCTGGCCGCGCGGCGGGGCCGTTCAGTTTGGGAACAAATACATCAGCGGGCCCGCTAAGGCGCTCTCACTGGAGAGGACCATCAACCT ATACCCTCTAACCAACTACACATTCGGCACCAAGGAGCCTCTGTATGAGAAGGACAGCTCAGTGGCCGCCCGGTTCCAGCGGATGCGGGAAGAGTTTGATAAAATGGGAATGCGGAGGACCGTGGAGGGCGTTCTCATTGTCCATGAACACAGGCTGCCTCATGTGTTACTGCTGCAGCTGGGCACCACTTTCTTCAAACT GCCCGGGGGAGAGTTGAGTCCTGGAGAAGATGAGGTGGAGGGTCTGAAACGTCTGATGACGGAG ATCCTTGGAAGGCAAGATGGCGTGAAGCAGGAATGGGTGATTGACGACTGTATCGGCAACTGGTGGCGTCCAAACTTTGAGCCTCCGCAG tatCCATATATTCCAGCTCACATCACCAAACCCAAGGAGCATAAGAAGCTATTCCTGGTTCAGTTGCAGGAAAAAG CGCTGTTTGCTGTCCCCAAGAACTATAAACTGGTGGCAGCACCTTTGTTTGAACTGTATGACAACGCTCCTGGATATGGACCAATCATTTCCAGTCTACCACAGCTTTTGAGCAGGTATAGTTTATGTCATTGTGGAACTAGCCTGAATTGA